GGCGCACCGAGCCTGGGAATTGGGAGATAAGATGGAGATAGGGCTATTCTGTGCGGCCCTTTTCTTATTGAAGTGGTTTAATTCAAAAGGGGTTTATCGACCTAAAAGTCATCGAGAAATGCAGTAGATGCACAAAAAATTGTCGCCCAACGATTTATAAATTtataaagaaaattaaataTGTTGATTAATATGTCGGACCAGACTCAATATCACTGCTCAACATCTCGGCCACCGGCACTGTCTCCCAACCAATGATATCATTTATAAGACAAGGGTCCGAAAAAAGGTGCAGATATTTGAATGGCTTGTAAAACCAAACTACAGCAACAGCACATAAAAAATTTTGCACCGAAAAATGATCATTGCAGATGAATCATTCCTGATATGCTCGGTAGCCTCAGAAGACCTTGAACAACTCTTTTTCTTATGACCGTCTCCTACTGCTATTTGGCATCACTTGGAGTTCAGCGGTGCATCACTCAGTTTCGGCAGATTTTAGAGCGTTACCACTTCGATTGGACTACCATCTTCTGTTTGCCATCAATGGGGCTAATTGCCTTATGAAAAAAATCGGGATGCTAGAAATGACAAAGTGTGATATTATTGACAACTCACATTAGGGGGTAGATATGGATTCAAATTAGCAACCAACATTTGCCATGACTGTCGTACCTCATGTAACTCTTCTGTTATAACCTCTGCCCCAGTTGATTACTCGAAAATAAAAGTGAAATGCATTAAAAAGTGAAATACAACAGACATGGACCATGTACGGGACATATACTTCACAAGATGGCACAACATCCTGTCCGTAGCAAGATGCACACATCAACATAAGGTCAAGTCTACAACCTTAATATTGAATAATTGTATGGGTAGCAAGGTGCCCAAGGAGTAAATAACTGCTCAACCGAAAGTTTCTGTTCTGAGAGAGATACTAAGAAAACTATGACAATCAGTCATCTGAAATGTCAATCATTTCACCAACGATTGGTGAATCAGACGAAGAGGGTGAAGTTTCATGGCATGTTTGATCGATGATTTGGCGACAACAGTTTTCAACTTGAGAAAGAGGTAGACTTTCAAATCTGTCATTGTTCCATGGTCCGCGAGGAAAAGAATCAAAGAAGCTATCACTACTTCTACCAGTTATTACCTGAGGACTGGAAATGATACCCCAAACACCATTGTTTCATTACATATATGTAGCCTCAGGATTTTCCAataaattttgttgttttcttctttcagtTCTTTTGTTTATCAAAGGTACCTCATCTTCATCCGAATAGTCAACACAATAGTAGTTCACATGCTCAACTATTACCGAATAGGAACCATCCCACTtacttatttttcttttcttttctccgtTGCAGCCTTGGTTCTTACTTAGTGCATCTGTTCTCGGTCGCTTCAATGCTTCTTGGACAATTGTGCTACCCAGGTGATCAAAGCCAATGTCCTtcgatttttttcttcttcttattagACCTAACACATGAAGTTGAGCCTTCTTCCTACAATTGTCAATTGCATCATTAGTAGATTGAAGGAACTCAGCAGATGCATCTTCAAGTTCATGCTTATTGCTTGCCTCAATCTTATTTGATGTATGTTTGGCATGCCACCTTCCACTGGCTGATTTGCTAGCCTTGCACTCATCAAGTCTTTCTTTAGGTGAGTAAGCTATCAGAAACAATTAACAATATTATTTGTTACTGTGTGCAAGGAATACTGGTGAGAATTAAGTATGTAGAGTCATCCATGCATTTCTAGATGAACTACTAGGTATTAAGATAAAAGTTACCTCTCGAACCCTTTACTTCTACACAATAAGGTGGTGATTCTTGAATTTTATAATAGCTACCAGAGCAATGCATCTTGTGCCTACATATCAAGATAGATCGACGTTGAAATGCCAAATATTCAAAAGTATGTGGGTGGAAGGAAGAAGCTAAAATAAGGTGCGAGTTGGATATGCGTTAATCCAGAATAGCAGGCTGTTTTAGGAAAAAGCTTCTTTGATAGATTTTGCATCAAACGACAATATAACTTGCAATCGGCGATTATCCAATTCTCTGACAGGTCTAATTCAGATGGCATGTCCAAGGTGTTGAGGATGACTCATCTTACTATCATTACTTTCCACTTTGAAATCATCGGCTTTAGGTTGAAAATTATCACTATAATTGTTGCTAATGTTTGGTTGCTACCCAAGCAAAGAATTATCACTAAATTAATAGAGATTCAATATCACTTTTTCTTATGAAATTTAACAATGTAGTTGGTGTATTTGTTTGTCTACTTCTCTGTCATAATGCTGCGATAAAATTTCCAATGGGAAACACACCTATACTACCTAGCATGGAATCACATATCTACAGAGCACTAGATTTACCTTTGAAGAGTCTCACAGTTGCCTGGAAAGCACATATCTACCTTAAATTTTTGTCAGAATTCAACACTCTTACATACTTCCTCCTTTTCATAAAGGCTGTCATATTTGGTTTCGATAAGGCAAGATtttgaccaatgataactctatt
This is a stretch of genomic DNA from Brachypodium distachyon strain Bd21 chromosome 1, Brachypodium_distachyon_v3.0, whole genome shotgun sequence. It encodes these proteins:
- the LOC100842008 gene encoding LOW QUALITY PROTEIN: uncharacterized protein LOC100842008 (The sequence of the model RefSeq protein was modified relative to this genomic sequence to represent the inferred CDS: substituted 2 bases at 2 genomic stop codons): MVRLDQEPNIVKLFCHYNTLYFQDTLGGCVVSWAEEPLPNSDISGCDYYPGGGGCIILLSKSLYKCHMDSDLKNVLLHEMIHAYMFIKDDNTNHSSDHGANFKKLMDDINSSSVPDPHRPVATTWLLGGGGGQYQYKCESCEDFIESTKVNGTTQDDCIERMGDVCLNSTCQWHRHKMHCSGSYYKIQESPPYCVEVKGSRAYSPKERLDECKASKSASGRWHAKHTSNKIEASNKHELEDASAEFLQSTNDAIDNCRKKAQLHVLGLIRRRKKSKDIGFDHLGSTIVQEALKRPRTDALSKNQGCNGEKKRKISKWDGSYSVIVEHVNYYCVDYSDEDEVPLINKRTERRKQQNLLENPEATYMXXNNGVWGIISSPQVITGRSSDSFFDSFPRGPWNNDRFESLPLSQVENCCRQIIDQTCHETSPSSSDSPIVGEMIDISDD